The uncultured Desulfobulbus sp. genome window below encodes:
- the trkA gene encoding Trk system potassium transporter TrkA: MNVLIYGATETGYIVASQLYRKHNITIVDDVDRLPDKFNNLDISFVAGNGADVQVLERANTAKADLFIACSLIDEANIVACWTAKKIIEVETICFVRRMELYRNLNSLSQNRYQTKYDIDTIIWPEQLLTQDIFRIISVPDAIDVEYFVRGKAKMFEYRIKEHSNICARRIMDCSFPQNVLIVGITRNHNLFIPNGATTIQADDKVIFMGTGPALDILAAQFSQNVNKIKTASVIGGGSVGFMLAQKLEQAGIRVKLIEHDNARCVYLADNLKKSLILEGDGTDLELLEGESIGESDVTVCVTNNDEKNLLCSLLAKQLGCERIITRVGNVRNSALFERVGIDVVVSPRESALKELLNRLHAKEVNILALVEGGQGEVLRLTLPESFTETLVREFKLPARAIIGLVIRGRNVIFPHGETALMQGDQLIIFTMAKDAEAIKAAFSK; encoded by the coding sequence ATGAATGTTCTTATCTACGGTGCCACCGAGACCGGTTATATCGTGGCCTCACAGCTGTACCGGAAACATAATATAACCATTGTTGACGATGTTGATCGTCTGCCCGATAAATTTAATAACCTGGATATAAGTTTTGTCGCAGGAAACGGTGCCGATGTTCAGGTGCTGGAACGGGCCAATACGGCTAAGGCCGATTTGTTCATCGCCTGTTCCCTGATCGATGAGGCCAATATCGTTGCCTGCTGGACGGCCAAAAAAATCATCGAGGTGGAAACCATCTGTTTTGTGCGGCGGATGGAGTTGTACCGTAACCTCAACTCGCTTTCCCAGAACCGTTATCAGACCAAGTACGATATCGACACCATCATCTGGCCGGAGCAGCTTCTGACCCAGGACATCTTTCGCATCATCTCGGTGCCCGATGCCATCGACGTGGAGTATTTTGTCCGGGGGAAGGCCAAGATGTTTGAGTACCGGATCAAGGAACATTCCAATATCTGCGCCCGCCGCATCATGGATTGTTCTTTTCCCCAGAATGTGCTCATTGTCGGCATCACCCGGAACCACAACCTCTTTATCCCCAACGGTGCTACCACTATTCAGGCCGATGACAAGGTCATCTTCATGGGCACCGGCCCGGCACTGGATATTCTCGCTGCCCAGTTTTCACAAAACGTCAATAAGATTAAAACCGCCTCCGTCATTGGTGGTGGATCTGTTGGCTTTATGCTGGCGCAAAAGTTGGAGCAGGCGGGTATACGAGTCAAACTGATCGAGCACGACAACGCCCGCTGTGTCTATCTTGCAGATAATCTGAAAAAAAGCCTCATCTTAGAAGGCGACGGGACCGATCTGGAACTCTTGGAAGGGGAGAGTATCGGCGAGAGTGATGTTACGGTTTGCGTCACCAACAACGATGAAAAAAATCTGCTCTGTTCACTCCTGGCCAAACAGCTTGGTTGCGAGCGAATCATCACCCGCGTGGGCAATGTCCGTAACTCGGCCCTGTTTGAGCGGGTCGGTATCGATGTGGTTGTCTCTCCTCGTGAGTCGGCACTGAAAGAGTTGCTCAACCGTTTGCACGCCAAGGAGGTCAATATCCTGGCCCTGGTTGAAGGCGGGCAGGGGGAGGTCCTCCGACTGACCCTGCCGGAGAGCTTTACCGAAACCCTGGTCCGTGAGTTCAAGCTGCCGGCCCGCGCCATCATCGGGCTGGTTATTCGCGGGCGCAACGTAATCTTTCCCCATGGTGAGACCGCCCTGATGCAGGGCGATCAGCTCATCATCTTTACCATGGCCAAGGATGCCGAAGCTATCAAGGCGGCCTTTTCCAAATGA
- a CDS encoding TrkH family potassium uptake protein has product MKITAIVNVIGIILVALGTIMLTPISVALITGEYGSILPFVVACGSSVVLGLLFQWYGGFYRDFDNLKRTEGMLIVTLAWLVTGFIGAIPYLFYQLGPLDAYFESISGFTTTGATILKDFAPYPKTFFFWRSLSQWLGGMGIIVLFVAILPQFAVAGRQMFFAEAPGPTEEKVTPRITHTAKALWMIYILLTLIEMVVLSFQGMPVFDAVCNSFSTMAAGGFSPNAQSIQGYNSTSITWTITLFMFLAGGNFALQYRVFFQAKFRSLINNEEFRFYLMIVVVMSLLLCSSLMLVEGDDWQTGLRESFFQIASIITTTGFASEDFGLWAIPAQTILFTMMLVGGCAGSAGGGVKVVRVLFGLKYLKREIAQVVHPKAVLPIKIDRVTVPGDIQRQILGFLLFYIALATTSSLIVTVIEHDAVVGIIGTAATIGNIGPGYGTIGPMGSFGDLSPWTKGIFIVDMVVGRLELIPFLAMLHPDFWTFKRK; this is encoded by the coding sequence ATGAAGATAACAGCGATTGTCAATGTTATCGGCATTATACTGGTAGCGCTTGGTACCATTATGCTCACCCCCATATCCGTGGCCCTGATTACCGGTGAGTATGGATCGATCCTGCCCTTTGTGGTCGCCTGTGGTTCCAGTGTGGTCCTAGGACTCTTGTTTCAGTGGTACGGCGGCTTTTACCGGGACTTCGACAACCTCAAGCGCACCGAGGGCATGCTCATCGTGACCCTGGCCTGGCTGGTGACAGGCTTCATTGGAGCCATCCCCTACCTCTTTTACCAGTTGGGGCCGCTGGATGCCTATTTTGAGTCAATCTCTGGTTTTACCACCACAGGTGCCACCATCCTCAAGGACTTTGCTCCCTATCCCAAGACCTTTTTCTTCTGGCGCAGTCTCAGTCAGTGGCTGGGCGGTATGGGGATCATCGTCTTGTTTGTCGCTATCCTCCCTCAGTTTGCCGTGGCCGGACGGCAGATGTTTTTTGCCGAGGCCCCCGGGCCCACCGAAGAGAAGGTGACTCCGCGCATCACCCACACGGCCAAGGCGCTGTGGATGATTTACATCCTGTTGACCCTGATTGAAATGGTGGTGCTCTCGTTTCAGGGCATGCCGGTCTTTGACGCGGTCTGTAACTCCTTTTCCACCATGGCTGCCGGTGGCTTTTCTCCCAATGCTCAGTCGATTCAGGGCTATAACAGCACCAGTATCACCTGGACCATCACCCTCTTCATGTTTCTTGCCGGCGGCAACTTTGCTCTGCAGTATCGGGTCTTTTTTCAGGCCAAGTTCCGTTCGCTGATTAACAATGAGGAGTTTCGCTTTTACCTGATGATTGTGGTGGTGATGTCGCTGCTGCTCTGTTCTTCACTGATGCTGGTTGAGGGCGATGACTGGCAGACAGGATTGCGGGAGAGCTTTTTTCAGATTGCCTCCATCATCACCACCACCGGTTTTGCCTCGGAAGATTTCGGGCTCTGGGCCATTCCCGCTCAGACCATTCTCTTTACCATGATGCTGGTGGGGGGCTGTGCCGGTTCAGCCGGTGGTGGGGTCAAGGTGGTCCGGGTACTTTTTGGCCTGAAATACCTCAAACGGGAGATTGCTCAGGTGGTCCATCCCAAGGCGGTGTTGCCCATTAAGATTGACCGGGTCACGGTCCCTGGGGACATTCAGCGCCAGATTTTGGGTTTTTTGTTATTTTACATTGCCCTGGCGACCACTTCCTCGCTGATCGTCACCGTGATCGAGCATGACGCGGTGGTGGGGATCATCGGTACGGCTGCCACCATCGGCAATATTGGCCCGGGCTACGGGACCATCGGCCCCATGGGCAGTTTTGGCGATCTCTCCCCCTGGACCAAGGGGATTTTTATTGTGGATATGGTGGTGGGACGACTGGAGCTGATACCCTTTTTGGCAATGCTCCACCCTGATTTTTGGACCTTTAAACGCAAGTAG
- a CDS encoding DNA polymerase III subunit delta translates to MPLYSREKANELLATAATSPTQVYLLFGERYLCRNASDQLEKVLLQNGGTLHAIDGDREDSNTTLAKLRGFSLLPGRQVYRVMDTRLFHSKQVAKSIWDRAQKAQSAGKQEQAARALRAFVESGGLPPSEYEELPAMADGEWQQLFGFAKPAGDLNWITPLLASDQSQAQTKAAADPAEALMTVLKSGLPQSNILILITEDVDKRKKLFKQLKESQSILDMSVETGASSKAQKAQKSVLQDLVQQTLAKEGKTLATGLTDLLFERVGFHPVAVVMELEKVMAYVGERRQITREDLDLLVGRTRQEALFELTGAISAGNLVEALKIGQRLQENGIHPLAVVATLRNYTRNLLLLRSLLEQPEMGFQSTMSAQAFQNTCLPRLKEREQWKKELSGHPFALYMQCKTASTMSLALLGRWLRLLLKAELRLKGSSVLPETLLQHLLLSMMSRARPKD, encoded by the coding sequence ATGCCACTGTATAGCCGAGAAAAAGCCAACGAACTGTTGGCGACTGCAGCAACCAGCCCCACCCAAGTCTACCTGCTCTTTGGTGAGCGCTACCTCTGCCGCAATGCCTCGGACCAGCTCGAAAAAGTGTTGCTTCAAAATGGGGGAACGCTGCACGCTATTGATGGAGATCGGGAGGACAGTAACACCACCCTGGCAAAACTTCGAGGCTTCAGCCTTCTCCCTGGTCGGCAGGTGTACCGGGTGATGGACACTCGACTCTTTCATTCGAAACAGGTGGCAAAAAGCATCTGGGATCGAGCCCAGAAAGCACAGAGCGCTGGCAAGCAGGAACAGGCTGCCCGTGCCCTGCGCGCCTTTGTTGAAAGCGGTGGTCTTCCCCCCAGCGAATACGAAGAGCTCCCAGCCATGGCTGATGGTGAATGGCAGCAGTTATTTGGTTTTGCCAAACCCGCTGGTGATCTCAACTGGATTACTCCACTTTTGGCCTCTGACCAATCGCAGGCTCAAACCAAAGCTGCTGCAGATCCGGCCGAGGCGCTTATGACAGTGCTTAAATCCGGACTCCCCCAATCCAACATCCTCATCCTTATCACCGAGGATGTGGATAAGCGCAAAAAACTCTTCAAACAACTCAAAGAATCCCAATCCATCCTCGACATGAGTGTGGAAACCGGGGCCAGCTCCAAAGCACAAAAGGCGCAGAAATCTGTTCTGCAGGATCTGGTGCAGCAAACACTTGCCAAGGAGGGCAAAACACTTGCCACAGGACTCACAGATCTGCTTTTTGAACGGGTTGGATTCCATCCAGTGGCAGTGGTCATGGAGCTGGAAAAGGTCATGGCCTATGTCGGCGAACGGCGCCAAATTACCCGTGAAGATCTGGATTTGCTGGTGGGCCGCACCAGGCAAGAAGCACTGTTCGAACTCACGGGTGCCATCTCAGCCGGCAACTTGGTCGAGGCACTGAAAATTGGCCAACGGCTCCAGGAAAACGGTATCCATCCCCTGGCTGTGGTGGCAACCCTGCGCAATTATACTCGCAACCTGCTGCTGCTTCGTTCTTTACTGGAGCAACCTGAAATGGGATTTCAGAGCACTATGTCAGCCCAGGCTTTTCAAAACACCTGCCTGCCGAGGCTCAAGGAACGGGAACAGTGGAAAAAAGAGCTGAGTGGGCATCCCTTTGCCCTCTACATGCAGTGCAAGACTGCCTCCACCATGAGTCTGGCGCTTCTGGGACGTTGGCTGCGGTTATTGCTGAAAGCCGAGCTTCGTTTGAAAGGTTCGTCTGTACTCCCCGAGACTCTTTTACAGCATCTCCTCCTTTCGATGATGAGCCGTGCTCGCCCAAAAGATTAA
- a CDS encoding RluA family pseudouridine synthase, which yields MCELEIVYQDADIVVVNKPGGVLAVPGRGPDKQDCITSRVRLCFPDCIEQPAAHRLDMDTSGLMVLGLTTLAHRHLSNQFSQRTVEKTYLALLDGSVAEESGEIILRFRLDPDNRPHQVYDPVLGKEGQTRWRKLATVEGQSLIEFTPLTGRTHQLRLHAAHPLGLGAPIAGDRLYGTGKEGGQLCLHAARLCFDHPKSGERLEFASSAPFLDSLLV from the coding sequence ATGTGTGAACTGGAAATAGTCTATCAGGATGCTGATATTGTGGTGGTCAATAAACCGGGGGGCGTATTGGCTGTTCCCGGTCGCGGACCTGATAAACAGGACTGCATCACATCGCGTGTACGCCTCTGCTTTCCCGACTGCATTGAGCAACCGGCTGCCCATCGTTTGGATATGGATACCTCCGGTTTAATGGTCCTGGGGCTAACCACCCTGGCCCATCGCCATCTCTCCAACCAGTTTTCCCAGCGAACAGTTGAAAAAACATATCTAGCCCTGCTCGATGGTTCAGTGGCAGAGGAATCCGGGGAGATTATTCTTCGTTTTCGTCTTGATCCCGATAATCGGCCGCATCAGGTATATGATCCGGTCTTGGGAAAGGAGGGGCAGACCCGTTGGCGCAAACTCGCCACCGTAGAAGGGCAGAGTTTGATTGAGTTTACCCCACTGACCGGGCGTACCCACCAGCTCCGCCTGCATGCCGCCCATCCTCTCGGGCTGGGGGCACCTATTGCAGGAGATCGACTGTACGGTACAGGGAAAGAGGGGGGGCAACTGTGCCTGCATGCGGCCAGGCTCTGCTTCGATCACCCCAAAAGTGGGGAACGATTGGAGTTTGCCTCTTCCGCTCCCTTCCTTGATAGCCTGCTTGTTTAA
- a CDS encoding CoA pyrophosphatase encodes MESFTKKEAAVATIISYAPEPEVLVLKRKANPRDPWSGHYSFPGGRRDDGDPSLLATCIRETYEECGIKLSTDNLIKQYPIRTAGNHLNQPVPVTTYLFELPEVPPIQLQRSEISCHEWLELDYVSDSANIIKRPMSPRCPDVLFPCIPATEGYIWGFTYETLMMVIADRYSHIS; translated from the coding sequence ATGGAATCTTTCACTAAAAAAGAGGCCGCAGTGGCCACCATCATCTCCTACGCCCCGGAACCCGAGGTCTTGGTGCTGAAACGAAAAGCGAACCCCCGTGATCCCTGGTCCGGTCACTATTCTTTCCCAGGCGGCCGCCGGGACGATGGCGATCCTTCCCTGCTCGCGACCTGTATCCGTGAGACCTACGAGGAATGCGGCATTAAACTTTCCACCGACAACCTCATCAAACAGTACCCCATCCGCACGGCGGGCAACCACCTCAACCAACCGGTTCCGGTGACCACCTATCTTTTTGAACTCCCCGAAGTGCCGCCGATCCAACTGCAACGCTCCGAGATAAGCTGCCATGAATGGCTGGAGTTGGACTACGTATCCGATAGCGCCAATATTATCAAGCGCCCGATGAGTCCCCGTTGCCCTGATGTGCTTTTTCCCTGTATACCGGCAACCGAAGGCTATATCTGGGGATTCACCTACGAGACGTTGATGATGGTGATCGCGGACCGATACTCGCATATTTCCTGA
- a CDS encoding DMT family transporter — protein sequence MSKAEFVMSEGLQRVVPIAALLLAMALWGSSFVALKYSFQEMHPLVVILGRMVVASLFFLPFVRSLAGGPVPRKLILPVLVMCLCEPCCYFLFETAALIRTSASQAAMITTMLPLMVALSAGFFLGERITARTIGGFVVAAIGALWLSLSGEETQQAPQPALGNFLEFMAMVCATGYTILMKRLSKDFHPFFLTGIQALTGAVFFMPILFLPSVQASGISLSGIGIIFYLGLVVSLGAYGLYNYGVSSIPASQASAFVNLIPVFSILLGFLILDERLTLWQWLASLLVFAGVLMSQEKILSPKGR from the coding sequence GTGTCTAAAGCTGAATTCGTGATGTCCGAAGGTCTGCAGAGAGTGGTGCCAATAGCTGCCTTACTGCTGGCCATGGCACTGTGGGGAAGTTCATTTGTGGCCTTGAAATACAGTTTTCAGGAAATGCACCCCCTAGTGGTTATTTTAGGGAGAATGGTGGTCGCATCACTCTTTTTTCTTCCCTTTGTGAGGTCGTTGGCCGGAGGGCCTGTCCCGAGAAAACTCATTCTGCCTGTACTTGTCATGTGTTTGTGTGAGCCTTGCTGCTATTTTCTTTTTGAAACAGCAGCACTGATTCGTACCAGTGCATCGCAGGCCGCAATGATTACCACCATGCTCCCTTTGATGGTGGCGCTCTCCGCAGGCTTTTTTTTAGGCGAACGTATCACCGCTCGAACCATTGGCGGATTTGTGGTTGCTGCCATCGGCGCACTCTGGCTCAGTCTGAGTGGTGAGGAGACGCAACAGGCCCCACAACCAGCTTTGGGGAATTTTCTCGAGTTCATGGCCATGGTTTGCGCGACGGGATATACTATTCTAATGAAACGGTTAAGTAAAGATTTCCATCCGTTTTTTCTTACAGGTATCCAGGCTCTTACGGGTGCCGTCTTTTTTATGCCCATTCTTTTTTTACCCTCAGTACAGGCCTCTGGCATCAGTCTGAGCGGTATCGGGATCATTTTTTACCTGGGGCTGGTTGTGAGCTTAGGTGCCTATGGGCTCTATAATTATGGTGTGAGCAGTATTCCAGCCAGTCAGGCCTCGGCCTTTGTCAATCTGATACCGGTGTTTTCTATTCTCCTTGGATTTCTTATTTTAGACGAACGACTAACCCTTTGGCAATGGCTGGCCAGTCTGCTTGTCTTTGCCGGTGTGCTTATGAGTCAGGAGAAAATATTGTCCCCGAAGGGGAGATGA
- the clpS gene encoding ATP-dependent Clp protease adapter ClpS yields the protein MAKEDSIVQEKLETSDREAVQEPPLYKVLLHNDDYTTMDFVVMILQTVFQKNTEEATQIMLNVHHQGIGIAGVYTREIAETKVETVHQMAKQHQFPLRCSLEKEN from the coding sequence ATGGCAAAAGAAGATTCAATTGTTCAGGAAAAGCTTGAAACCAGCGACCGGGAGGCCGTACAGGAACCACCGCTGTACAAGGTTCTGCTGCATAACGACGATTACACGACCATGGATTTTGTGGTCATGATTTTGCAGACGGTCTTTCAAAAAAACACCGAAGAGGCCACACAAATCATGCTCAATGTGCACCATCAGGGCATTGGCATTGCGGGGGTCTACACCCGGGAAATTGCAGAAACCAAGGTAGAGACGGTTCATCAGATGGCTAAACAGCATCAATTTCCCCTTCGCTGTTCCTTGGAAAAGGAGAATTGA
- a CDS encoding radical SAM protein, with amino-acid sequence MSTQASTTEPYSGFEQGPIRPPSEANSLLLRVSRNCPWNKCTFCGLYKGQQFSRRPLAHVLEDIKTVQGFVEQLRNKEPVAVDDLSWSEQLAYYAARTWVLDGCQSVFLQDSNSLIIKPRELITILEALRSAFPKVDRITSYARSQTIARMPPADLAAIAAAGLNRIHIGLESGSDAVLAFVKKGADALTHVKAGVMVKEAGIELSEYYMPGLGGEALSQAHAQESAAVLNQINPDFIRLRTLALPDSLELTEEQATGRFQKLGDRQTAEELHLFLRSLSGITSQVKSDHILNLFEEIDGRLPDDQAAMLGVIDTFLALPPEEQVLYQIGRRCGVFHALADLRHPALRARALHYVEQWMVTQENVDQVCDQLMQRFI; translated from the coding sequence TTGAGTACGCAGGCTTCGACAACAGAACCCTACAGTGGATTTGAGCAGGGACCAATTCGCCCCCCCAGCGAGGCCAACAGCCTGCTGCTTCGAGTGAGCCGCAACTGTCCCTGGAATAAATGTACCTTTTGCGGGCTTTATAAAGGGCAGCAGTTCAGCCGCCGCCCGCTTGCCCACGTGTTGGAGGATATTAAGACCGTTCAGGGCTTTGTTGAGCAACTCCGAAACAAAGAGCCTGTTGCTGTTGATGATTTAAGCTGGAGTGAGCAGCTGGCCTATTACGCAGCCCGAACCTGGGTGCTGGATGGCTGTCAGTCTGTTTTTCTTCAGGACTCCAACTCCCTGATCATAAAGCCTCGTGAACTGATCACCATTCTTGAGGCGCTACGCAGTGCCTTTCCCAAAGTTGATAGGATCACCTCCTATGCCCGCTCGCAGACCATCGCCCGGATGCCACCTGCTGATCTTGCAGCCATCGCGGCGGCGGGGCTCAATCGTATTCATATCGGGCTGGAGTCGGGCTCTGATGCGGTGCTTGCCTTTGTCAAAAAGGGGGCAGACGCATTGACCCACGTCAAGGCCGGAGTCATGGTGAAAGAGGCGGGGATAGAACTCTCGGAATATTACATGCCGGGGCTGGGAGGGGAAGCACTCTCCCAGGCGCATGCCCAGGAGAGTGCGGCGGTTCTCAATCAGATCAATCCGGATTTTATCCGTCTTCGAACTCTGGCTCTCCCCGATTCCCTGGAGCTGACCGAGGAGCAGGCAACTGGCCGTTTTCAAAAACTCGGCGATCGCCAGACCGCCGAGGAATTGCATCTCTTCCTTCGTTCACTGAGCGGTATCACCAGCCAGGTGAAGAGCGATCATATTCTCAATCTTTTCGAAGAAATCGATGGGCGGCTGCCTGATGATCAGGCGGCGATGCTGGGGGTGATTGACACCTTTCTTGCTCTGCCGCCAGAGGAGCAGGTCCTCTACCAGATCGGACGCCGTTGTGGCGTCTTTCATGCTCTTGCCGATCTCAGGCATCCTGCACTCAGAGCGCGCGCATTGCACTATGTGGAACAGTGGATGGTGACGCAGGAAAATGTAGATCAGGTTTGCGATCAATTAATGCAGCGCTTTATTTAG
- a CDS encoding LysM domain-containing protein — MSTITSSDIQALIDTGHITEAGTLLTMHGDELSPHTREDLETRHQQQWNKADALIAQGEEHEFQGKNREAQECYQQAAKIAVDFPGLQERRKRITETLALTDAVRLRSKRIRTQVGESKGGQGSGKSGTSLLLGALFLALSGGGWWYMYQQNTQPDTAVLQSPASLSKEKLSVTQPAPTPPPPPQQLQEQRLAPRVSAQIPVAELGAQILAATTDTVEKSEADAQELVQSLTDSPLTEHRAVTDQQNVPEEASPDVMPAASTPERQDLLPEPSLQRLAENQQTEQVSTIAQNTPKSSPEPVAPKATVLPPAKPVTSTALPPKQKYTVMPGDSLSKIAKRLLCNEDAWLELYARNKKLIDNPDILLIGTQLDLHGLINRCPGNRTP, encoded by the coding sequence GTGAGCACTATCACAAGCAGTGATATACAGGCCCTGATAGATACAGGCCATATTACCGAAGCAGGAACTCTCCTCACCATGCATGGTGACGAATTATCCCCCCACACTCGTGAGGATCTGGAGACTCGGCACCAACAACAGTGGAACAAGGCCGATGCGCTCATCGCTCAGGGCGAGGAGCATGAATTCCAGGGAAAAAACCGGGAAGCACAGGAGTGCTATCAACAGGCAGCAAAGATCGCAGTTGATTTTCCGGGATTACAGGAACGAAGAAAACGTATCACCGAAACCCTGGCGCTGACCGATGCGGTCCGCCTTCGTTCAAAACGGATTCGAACCCAGGTTGGAGAGAGCAAAGGTGGGCAGGGATCAGGAAAATCTGGGACTTCTCTTTTGCTGGGAGCACTTTTCCTTGCACTGAGTGGAGGTGGCTGGTGGTACATGTACCAGCAAAACACTCAGCCTGACACTGCAGTTCTCCAGTCCCCCGCTTCACTGAGCAAAGAAAAACTTTCAGTTACGCAGCCTGCCCCCACCCCGCCACCTCCACCACAACAACTCCAGGAGCAAAGGCTCGCTCCTCGCGTATCAGCACAAATTCCAGTGGCAGAACTGGGCGCCCAAATCCTGGCGGCAACAACCGATACAGTTGAAAAGTCTGAGGCCGATGCCCAGGAATTGGTGCAGAGCCTGACTGATTCCCCGCTCACCGAGCACAGAGCGGTTACTGATCAGCAGAATGTCCCAGAGGAGGCCTCTCCAGATGTTATGCCGGCAGCAAGTACTCCTGAGCGTCAGGATCTTTTGCCGGAGCCTTCTCTGCAACGGCTAGCAGAAAATCAACAAACCGAGCAGGTCTCCACGATCGCTCAAAACACCCCAAAATCATCTCCAGAACCAGTTGCGCCCAAAGCCACTGTACTTCCCCCTGCAAAGCCAGTGACTTCGACAGCTCTGCCTCCAAAACAAAAGTATACCGTCATGCCTGGAGATTCGCTGAGTAAAATTGCCAAACGTCTTCTTTGCAACGAGGATGCCTGGCTGGAGCTCTATGCGCGCAACAAAAAATTGATTGATAATCCCGACATTCTTCTCATTGGCACTCAACTCGATCTTCACGGCCTAATAAATCGCTGTCCTGGTAACCGAACGCCTTAA
- a CDS encoding malate dehydrogenase, whose translation MKAPVRVAVTGAAGQISYSLIFRIASGSMLGPDQPVILQLLEIPPAMGALQGVLMELNDCAFPLVADVIATDDPNVAFKDAEFALLVGSRPRGPGMERSDLLDANGAIFTVQGKALSDNANPNCRVLVVGNPANTNALICMKNAPKLNPRNVTAMMRLDHNRAMSQIAEKTGTHSTQVEKVVVWGNHSATQYPDISYATVDGKAVKEMVDDAWNKDYFIPTVQQRGAAIIKARGASSAASAASAAVDHMRSWALGSEGKWVSMGIYSAGNPYGVDEDLMFAFPIVCEGGDYKIVEGLEISAFSREMIMKTEAELKGERDAVAKHIK comes from the coding sequence ATGAAAGCACCAGTACGTGTAGCAGTAACCGGAGCTGCCGGTCAGATCAGCTATTCCCTCATCTTCCGCATTGCCAGCGGCAGCATGCTCGGTCCTGATCAGCCTGTTATTCTGCAGCTTCTTGAGATCCCCCCGGCAATGGGTGCCCTGCAGGGCGTTCTGATGGAACTCAACGACTGCGCCTTCCCGCTGGTTGCAGACGTTATCGCCACCGATGATCCCAACGTTGCTTTCAAAGATGCTGAATTTGCCCTGCTGGTAGGTTCTCGTCCTCGTGGTCCGGGAATGGAGCGTTCTGACCTGTTGGATGCCAACGGCGCAATCTTCACCGTTCAGGGTAAAGCACTCAGTGACAACGCCAACCCCAACTGCCGCGTTCTGGTTGTTGGTAACCCGGCAAACACCAATGCCCTGATCTGCATGAAAAATGCTCCCAAACTCAATCCGCGCAACGTAACCGCTATGATGCGTCTGGATCACAACCGCGCCATGTCTCAGATTGCTGAGAAAACCGGCACTCATTCCACCCAGGTTGAGAAAGTTGTTGTTTGGGGTAACCACTCCGCTACCCAGTATCCGGACATCAGCTACGCCACCGTTGACGGTAAAGCCGTTAAAGAGATGGTAGACGATGCCTGGAACAAAGACTACTTCATCCCCACCGTTCAGCAGCGTGGTGCCGCCATCATTAAAGCTCGTGGCGCTTCCTCTGCCGCTTCTGCTGCTTCTGCTGCCGTTGATCATATGCGCAGCTGGGCTCTGGGCAGCGAGGGCAAATGGGTCAGCATGGGTATCTACAGTGCAGGCAACCCCTACGGTGTAGACGAAGACCTGATGTTTGCTTTCCCGATCGTCTGCGAAGGCGGCGACTACAAAATCGTTGAAGGTCTTGAGATCTCTGCGTTCAGCCGCGAGATGATCATGAAAACAGAGGCCGAGCTCAAAGGCGAGCGTGATGCTGTTGCTAAACACATCAAGTAA